The Neobacillus sp. PS3-34 genome has a window encoding:
- a CDS encoding AAA domain-containing protein produces MCHSRPPGTGKTTVISEICLQNAKAGLRTLVASQSNLAVDNALGRLLANKDIRILRVGRTESIEEEGKKFIEENVGQYWKDHTFQEVSNQFEARKHRTTEIDSEWAANEQEQERLEQELLRVNAELEAKKNAQKQYDEIQSIIEKLQKDIHDAEQERQTVRQFLKKIEQSLRLLNDTIEKDESFLAEEPDSDSIQKKLEANQQEIVRLQDSVALQKLEENINEIKQTIDETSTNCEKWKDFTKQKEALTERILAAKKIDSLKWIMLEQNFTRSLQVHSLIGKLDMLRERTSQLDKLKEYNEKLNPAISYLEQLLGQHYGQLQQQLKNTPPVAATAVEIDQILDKLRSELKGNTTIHPQRLAALLKGLYGRRHYIWQKADKLKLDDTDKKMAQEALQQLKQELLGQLKPVLDENKMILQKYQREMNEQTAKLISLQSQQKKMMESAVFIPNALELLREKEANALELQNKKEQYGQAKLRVERNCQKRDQETLQLQDLVQKKTQIEARFADLSSMLKESEAELAPLKEILSSDTEREHEEVLKQLASISFTRESLKQEKQKLPLFQSVQGMWRSVLEEATEHDLNEIRKLYVKHANVIGTTCVASARKDFIESYPVFDVVIIDEVSKATPPELLLPMLKGKKVILVGDHHQLPPLLGDDTLEETLQAMAEESEDFEGKAELKKLLNESLFERLFKNLPKTNKTMLAIQYRMHENIMETITPFYKQENEVLQCGLTNSDQDRDHKLVSPLIQRQNHLLWLDMPNEPAFFEERMKGGKSLYNPAELKRIGELLMEMDAAAGEAKQAGRMEADEKKSIGVISYYGEQVKRIDRMLQQELRLPHLTIRTGTVDRFQGMEMDVILLSMVRNHENKQDDIGFAKDYRRLNVALSRARELLVMIGSTKMFTELTKHSGARQMYTHVLETVKKQDGLRALEEVSLHG; encoded by the coding sequence ATATGTCATTCAAGGCCGCCCGGAACAGGGAAAACAACTGTTATTTCAGAGATCTGCCTTCAAAATGCAAAGGCTGGGCTGCGCACGCTGGTTGCCTCGCAGTCAAATTTGGCAGTCGACAATGCCCTCGGCCGATTGCTGGCAAACAAGGATATCCGAATTCTCCGAGTCGGGCGAACGGAAAGCATTGAAGAAGAAGGCAAAAAGTTCATCGAGGAAAATGTCGGACAGTATTGGAAAGACCATACGTTTCAGGAAGTTTCCAATCAATTTGAAGCCAGGAAACATCGGACTACAGAAATAGACTCAGAATGGGCGGCGAATGAACAGGAACAAGAGCGGTTAGAGCAAGAGCTTTTACGGGTTAATGCGGAGCTTGAAGCAAAAAAGAATGCCCAGAAGCAGTATGACGAAATCCAGTCCATTATTGAAAAGCTTCAAAAAGACATTCATGATGCAGAGCAGGAGAGGCAAACAGTCCGGCAGTTTTTGAAGAAGATTGAACAGTCGCTTCGTTTGTTGAATGACACCATTGAAAAAGACGAATCTTTTCTGGCTGAAGAGCCGGATAGTGACTCCATTCAAAAAAAGCTGGAAGCCAATCAGCAAGAAATTGTACGTCTGCAAGACAGTGTTGCCCTTCAGAAGCTTGAAGAAAATATTAATGAGATAAAACAAACCATTGACGAGACTTCAACTAACTGTGAGAAATGGAAAGACTTCACGAAACAGAAGGAAGCTTTAACAGAAAGAATCTTAGCCGCTAAAAAAATCGACAGCTTAAAGTGGATCATGCTTGAGCAAAACTTTACCCGCTCTTTACAGGTTCATTCATTAATCGGAAAATTGGACATGCTTCGTGAAAGAACAAGCCAGCTGGATAAGTTAAAGGAATATAATGAAAAATTAAATCCTGCTATTTCTTATCTTGAACAGCTTTTGGGACAGCATTACGGCCAGCTGCAGCAACAATTGAAAAACACGCCTCCCGTAGCTGCGACTGCTGTGGAAATCGACCAAATTTTAGACAAACTGAGAAGTGAATTAAAAGGAAATACAACCATTCATCCGCAGAGGCTTGCGGCATTACTAAAGGGGCTATATGGCCGGAGACATTACATTTGGCAAAAAGCAGACAAGTTAAAGCTCGATGATACTGATAAAAAAATGGCACAAGAAGCACTTCAGCAGCTAAAACAGGAATTGCTGGGTCAGTTAAAGCCTGTCCTGGATGAAAATAAAATGATTCTGCAGAAGTATCAAAGAGAGATGAACGAGCAGACTGCCAAGCTTATTTCTCTTCAAAGCCAGCAAAAGAAAATGATGGAGTCCGCAGTATTCATTCCTAATGCATTGGAATTGCTTCGTGAAAAAGAAGCCAACGCGCTTGAACTTCAGAACAAGAAAGAGCAATACGGACAAGCCAAGCTGCGGGTTGAAAGGAATTGCCAAAAGCGGGATCAAGAAACCCTACAGCTGCAGGACTTAGTGCAGAAAAAAACCCAAATTGAAGCTCGCTTTGCAGATCTCTCCAGTATGCTTAAAGAAAGCGAAGCTGAATTGGCACCACTAAAAGAAATTCTCTCTTCAGACACGGAACGGGAGCATGAAGAGGTATTAAAGCAGCTGGCGAGCATTTCTTTTACCAGGGAGTCTTTGAAACAGGAAAAGCAGAAGCTTCCGCTGTTCCAATCGGTTCAAGGAATGTGGCGATCGGTGCTGGAAGAAGCAACTGAACATGACCTGAATGAAATCAGGAAGCTTTATGTGAAGCATGCGAATGTGATTGGAACAACATGTGTGGCTTCCGCCCGCAAAGATTTTATCGAAAGCTATCCTGTTTTTGATGTTGTCATCATTGATGAAGTATCAAAGGCAACCCCACCGGAGCTCTTGCTGCCGATGCTAAAAGGGAAGAAAGTCATACTGGTGGGCGACCATCATCAGCTGCCGCCTCTATTGGGAGACGATACGCTTGAGGAAACCTTGCAGGCAATGGCGGAAGAGAGTGAAGACTTTGAAGGAAAAGCCGAACTTAAAAAGCTATTAAATGAGTCGCTGTTTGAGCGCTTGTTTAAAAATCTGCCGAAAACCAATAAAACGATGCTGGCCATTCAATATCGGATGCATGAAAACATTATGGAAACCATCACGCCATTTTATAAGCAGGAAAACGAAGTGCTGCAGTGCGGCTTAACCAACTCTGATCAAGACCGGGACCACAAGCTTGTCTCACCGCTCATCCAGCGGCAAAATCATCTTCTGTGGCTGGATATGCCGAACGAGCCTGCCTTTTTTGAAGAAAGAATGAAAGGCGGAAAAAGTCTGTACAATCCGGCAGAGTTGAAGAGGATTGGTGAATTGCTGATGGAAATGGACGCGGCAGCGGGAGAGGCAAAGCAAGCTGGAAGAATGGAAGCCGATGAGAAGAAAAGTATTGGCGTCATCAGTTATTACGGTGAACAGGTGAAACGGATCGACCGCATGCTTCAACAGGAGTTGCGCTTGCCCCACTTAACGATCCGCACGGGGACAGTGGACCGATTCCAGGGGATGGAGATGGATGTGATTCTGTTAAGTATGGTACGGAATCACGAAAATAAACAGGATGATATCGGTTTTGCCAAAGATTATCGCAGGCTGAATGTCGCTTTGTCGAGAGCAAGAGAACTGCTTGTGATGATTGGCAGCACGAAGATGTTTACCGAGCTAACCAAGCATTCAGGTGCCAGACAAATGTATACTCACGTATTGGAAACAGTAAAGAAACAAGATGGACTGCGAGCCCTTGAAGAGGTGAGTTTGCATGGATAA
- a CDS encoding restriction endonuclease — protein sequence MKKCVLVQRDLYGTVKNEGATKGILVSTADFGPDAYNFAKDKPLTLLNGSNLLHLLQKHGHKEKIDLMEAKLAIKEKKIN from the coding sequence ATGAAAAAGTGCGTACTTGTTCAAAGAGACTTATATGGAACAGTTAAGAATGAAGGTGCTACAAAAGGTATTTTGGTATCCACTGCAGATTTTGGTCCAGATGCATATAATTTTGCAAAGGATAAACCGCTCACTTTGTTAAATGGAAGCAATTTATTACATTTACTACAAAAGCATGGCCACAAAGAAAAGATTGATTTAATGGAAGCAAAATTGGCAATAAAGGAAAAGAAGATTAATTAA
- a CDS encoding GerAB/ArcD/ProY family transporter, with the protein MTTFSLFDKSSKLDGIYAFFIVNRFQMLYLFFLMPTYLLHPFMIWVIVAMAIFSQLNIMLLCKWLESNYAKKGYQGFVELFGVRMVRLLTFIGLILILIKITVITLGYLEVIHDFIFPSMNSNWIIFFILLTSSYVTSRGMKNTIRFVVIVFLCVFWIIFLYVPFFIPPIAALHDLYPLIPTKWTTDSWKGLLLIWSSYSGPEYLICLIPWINPQQKMRKYLTYANALSTSEYLLLFIASLFFFGSNYLGKTKYPIIHMIRYLQSPMFERLDIILISLHMFLLVFAISIFLLCIYGATRIILKKTSTQPSRMGFAVTCIMLFLCFVIVNNWIWSTETEQNILLNIQIWLSGITYFMVPTFLLLLTKLKGRVKA; encoded by the coding sequence TTGACCACATTTTCCTTATTTGATAAATCATCTAAATTGGACGGAATCTATGCCTTTTTCATCGTCAACCGTTTCCAAATGCTTTACCTATTTTTTTTAATGCCTACCTACTTATTACACCCGTTTATGATTTGGGTCATTGTTGCAATGGCAATCTTTTCCCAACTCAATATAATGCTGTTATGCAAATGGCTAGAATCAAATTATGCTAAAAAGGGATATCAAGGTTTTGTAGAGCTTTTTGGTGTTCGAATGGTAAGGCTTTTGACTTTTATAGGCCTTATATTGATACTAATCAAAATAACGGTGATCACACTCGGATACTTAGAAGTCATTCATGATTTTATTTTCCCATCTATGAATTCAAATTGGATTATTTTTTTCATTCTTCTTACGAGCTCCTATGTTACTTCACGAGGAATGAAAAATACCATACGGTTTGTGGTAATTGTTTTTTTATGCGTTTTTTGGATAATTTTTTTATATGTTCCCTTTTTTATTCCACCTATCGCTGCATTACATGATTTGTATCCCTTGATACCAACAAAGTGGACAACTGATTCATGGAAAGGATTGTTACTCATTTGGTCTTCATATTCAGGACCAGAGTATTTAATCTGTTTAATTCCTTGGATCAACCCACAACAAAAAATGAGGAAATATTTAACCTATGCGAATGCTCTTTCTACTTCAGAGTATTTGCTATTGTTTATTGCGAGTTTATTCTTTTTCGGTTCAAATTATTTAGGTAAAACTAAATACCCTATTATTCATATGATTCGATACTTACAATCTCCCATGTTTGAACGACTGGATATTATCCTGATTTCACTACATATGTTTTTATTGGTGTTTGCTATATCAATTTTCTTGTTATGTATATATGGGGCCACAAGAATCATCCTAAAAAAAACAAGTACCCAACCTTCACGTATGGGTTTTGCTGTCACTTGTATTATGTTATTTCTCTGCTTTGTAATTGTGAATAATTGGATTTGGTCCACTGAAACGGAACAGAATATTCTCCTGAATATTCAAATTTGGTTAAGTGGAATAACTTACTTTATGGTCCCAACATTCTTGCTCCTATTGACAAAGCTAAAAGGGCGTGTAAAAGCATGA
- a CDS encoding Ger(x)C family spore germination C-terminal domain-containing protein: MKVGQLRMFLIHEELAKQGIIQLINTLLTDYDISQRLYLVIVKGNFDDYINRQAKKQENLDYYLYRMLKHYERKKQGEMTIVNLHEYKNKLFSPFSDPVLPVFKVAKNNFIYEGTAFFSNDKLIETVTSTEDQIFQLLDNDHYLKFFPIPKLDVVIGHLRSRVNVDLDKNLSLVTINVKLNGRIEEYQGNKNILNGNELMQLHKEIKTELEMKTTDLIKKMQELKVDPLQIGTHTISPFSKPISEKVWLATWGKMKIKVNYQLYFEALQNTKNNY; the protein is encoded by the coding sequence TTGAAGGTTGGACAACTCCGTATGTTTTTAATTCATGAGGAATTAGCGAAACAAGGGATTATTCAGTTGATTAACACGCTATTGACAGACTATGATATTTCGCAACGATTGTATTTAGTAATCGTTAAAGGTAATTTTGACGATTATATTAACAGACAAGCAAAGAAGCAAGAAAACCTTGATTATTACCTGTATCGGATGCTAAAACACTATGAGAGGAAAAAACAAGGTGAAATGACCATTGTCAATTTGCATGAATATAAAAATAAGCTGTTTTCACCATTTTCAGATCCCGTTCTTCCTGTTTTCAAAGTAGCGAAAAATAACTTTATTTACGAGGGGACTGCTTTTTTTAGCAATGATAAATTAATTGAAACGGTCACAAGTACCGAAGATCAAATATTTCAACTTCTTGACAACGATCACTATTTGAAGTTTTTTCCAATACCCAAATTAGATGTGGTTATTGGACATCTACGCTCAAGAGTAAATGTGGATTTAGATAAAAATCTTTCCCTAGTTACAATAAACGTGAAATTAAATGGAAGAATTGAGGAATATCAAGGTAATAAAAATATCCTCAACGGAAATGAACTGATGCAGCTTCATAAGGAAATTAAAACTGAATTAGAAATGAAAACTACGGACCTCATAAAAAAAATGCAAGAGCTGAAGGTGGATCCTCTTCAAATCGGGACACACACCATTAGCCCCTTTTCCAAACCCATCAGCGAAAAGGTATGGTTAGCCACTTGGGGAAAAATGAAAATAAAAGTTAATTATCAGCTTTATTTTGAGGCATTACAAAATACTAAAAATAATTATTAA
- a CDS encoding winged helix-turn-helix transcriptional regulator, translated as MSRMQDKMFNCEKELTLSVIGGKWKMLILWHLGKEGTKRFGELKALMPGITQRMLVNQLRELEEDLIVKREVYPVVPPKVEYSITEQGRSLMPILDAMYNWGKDYMETAGLNPLVRQESIR; from the coding sequence ATGTCGCGAATGCAGGATAAGATGTTTAATTGTGAAAAAGAATTAACTCTTTCCGTTATCGGTGGTAAATGGAAGATGCTTATACTATGGCATCTAGGAAAAGAGGGAACGAAGCGATTTGGTGAACTGAAAGCTCTTATGCCAGGGATTACGCAGAGAATGCTAGTTAATCAATTGCGAGAACTGGAAGAAGACTTGATTGTAAAACGCGAAGTCTATCCCGTAGTTCCTCCAAAAGTAGAATACTCCATTACGGAACAAGGAAGAAGCTTGATGCCGATTCTCGATGCTATGTATAACTGGGGGAAAGATTATATGGAAACTGCTGGGTTGAATCCTTTAGTAAGACAAGAGTCGATTAGGTAA
- a CDS encoding acryloyl-CoA reductase yields MMEQFKALMVDKNENDFSVQVKKITLNELPQGDVLIKVSYSAINYKDGLASIPNGKIVTTYPFIPGIDIAGVVVSSQDPRFREGDEIIATSYEIGVSHYGGYSEYARIPGDWIVPLPENLTLMESMILGTAGITAALSIQRLEDNGLSPEKGKVLVTGATGGVGSLAVSMLSKRGYEVVASTGKNSEHTFLHKLGAKEIISREDVFNGKIKPLDKQIWAAAIDPVGGETLASILSKIQYNGSVAVSGLTGGGSVPTTVFPFILRGINLLGIDSVYCPMHVRQDLWNRMATDLKPSTLSEIIQKEITLEELPENLPTILKGQARGRIIVKI; encoded by the coding sequence ATGATGGAACAATTTAAAGCATTGATGGTAGATAAAAATGAAAACGATTTTTCTGTTCAAGTCAAAAAAATTACCTTGAATGAGTTACCTCAAGGTGATGTTTTAATCAAGGTTTCTTATTCTGCGATTAACTATAAAGATGGTTTAGCAAGTATTCCGAATGGGAAAATCGTTACAACCTATCCCTTTATTCCAGGTATTGATATAGCAGGTGTAGTCGTATCGTCTCAAGATCCACGCTTCCGCGAAGGAGATGAGATCATAGCAACAAGCTATGAAATTGGGGTATCCCATTATGGTGGCTATAGTGAATATGCCCGCATTCCTGGTGATTGGATTGTCCCTTTACCTGAAAATTTAACGTTGATGGAATCAATGATTTTGGGGACAGCAGGTATTACTGCAGCCCTCTCCATTCAAAGGTTAGAAGATAACGGTTTATCGCCAGAAAAGGGCAAAGTCCTTGTCACTGGAGCTACTGGTGGGGTAGGAAGTTTAGCTGTTTCCATGCTTTCAAAAAGAGGATACGAAGTTGTCGCTAGTACGGGTAAAAATTCTGAGCATACTTTTTTACATAAGCTCGGTGCAAAAGAGATTATCTCTCGTGAAGATGTCTTTAATGGTAAAATTAAACCCCTTGATAAACAAATTTGGGCTGCGGCGATTGATCCAGTAGGGGGAGAGACACTTGCATCCATCTTAAGTAAAATCCAATACAATGGTTCAGTTGCGGTGAGTGGCTTAACTGGTGGAGGAAGCGTTCCAACCACCGTGTTTCCGTTTATTTTACGTGGCATAAACCTTCTCGGAATTGATTCTGTTTATTGTCCAATGCATGTTAGACAAGACCTTTGGAATCGCATGGCAACCGATTTAAAACCTTCTACTCTTTCTGAAATTATACAGAAAGAAATTACACTTGAAGAATTACCTGAAAACTTGCCTACTATTTTAAAAGGACAAGCAAGAGGTAGAATCATTGTAAAGATATAA